The DNA region GACGTAAGAGTACTCACAACTATCTACTGATACATGCTGATGTTTCGTACAGCCTCCGCCAACTCTCAGCCTCACGAGCACGATACTGTCGTATTCGATCTTCGAGTACGCTGTGATCGACGTCCCAACGTCGACCGTAGTGAAACAGACCCAAAGAAGATGTACTTTGACAGCAATGTCTACTCTGGTATGCTTAAATGGGTCCCGTCAGGCgatcagaagaagaagttcaAGGGGAAGGCGCCGAGGCCAGTGAATGACGATATCCTGCTCGTCAAGCTGCGGCCCGGCCAACAGGTCGACTTGCATTGTTTCGCCAGGAAGGGGGTAGGAGCCGATCACGCCAAGTTTTCACCGGTCGCCACTGCCTCCTACCGATTGTTGCCCCATATTATCCTTCGGGGTCCGATTCCGAAAGAACATCAGCAGAAATTTAAAGGATGTTTCCCACCAGGTGTTATCGAGATTGAAaaagatgagaatggagaggatCAATGTGTAGTCAAGAACCCAAGGAAGGATACCGTGTCGAGGGAAGTGTTGAGACATCCCGAATTTCAAGATCTTGTTCAACTCGCCAGGATACGAGATCATTTCATCTGTACGTCAACCATCGAGCTTCAATGATTATCAAGGATGTGGCTGACAAAAACCATCTAGTCAATGTGGAGTCCGCTGGTCAGTACAGCCCAGAAGAGCTCGTACCAGAGGCGATCAAGATCTTACTTGGAAAGATCAAagatgtggaggagggaCTGGACAAGCTTTTTGCTACGGAGGGCCAAGCAGCTTAAGGGCCTGTTGTACCGGTGTTATGCATAGATTAATCTTTATTATATCATCGCCTCTTTGTAAACTCCACTTGGATATAGAatgcctttttttcctttttttgggGGGGGCGCGCTTATACTACTGAGCACCGGCCAGACGAGCCGCCTTGAAACGTGatacctttttctttggaACTGGTGTTTCTTCGCTTTCGGCTGATGTGTCTATTTGCGCGTGTCTCTCTGCTACTTCTGTTTGAATAGCAGGGGGTATCGTTGCCTTTAAACTTTCATCGTCAACGCTgtccctctttctctcggGCTCAAggtctccttcttccacaggCAAGCCCAAGAGTCTATTCCTGACTTGCTCTCTCCGCTTTTTTACCTccaatctcctctctttcttttccttgacttcttcatcgtcgtcctcgccttctttgccttcctcACCATCGCCCTCTGAATCGGATAATCCTTCCTGGCCGGGTGCCAAGACAAGATTTCCATTTTCCAGTCTCCCAACCCTGATGAAACGCCTCAGATCGTCCGGGGTCGGGTTGGTGATCACCGGCCGGCCGTCTTGTCCCTGCAAATCACTGATCCTCGGAAGACCGAGCATTACACCGGCACCATTACCGttatcatcctcttcataaGGAGCGTCACGGGGATCCCTGTTGAGAGACGTGTACGCATGTCGTCTGTGGTATTCGAGAGCAACTTCACGGGCGAGAAGAGCATCGTCCAGATCATACTCGTCTTCAGAGCCAGAACTA from Cryptococcus neoformans var. neoformans B-3501A chromosome 4, whole genome shotgun sequence includes:
- a CDS encoding hypothetical protein (Match to ESTs gb|CF189712.1|CF189712, gb|CF189711.1|CF189711; HMMPfam hit to RNA_pol_A_bac, RNA polymerase Rpb3/RpoA insert domain, score: 123.0, E(): 6.8e-34; HMMPfam hit to RNA_pol_L, RNA polymerase Rpb3/Rpb11 dimerisation domain, score: 78.8, E(): 1.4e-20), producing MPSSLDNTRRHVQVFAERVGAVAGSEFPGHYPGEDHSWNLQKFKQDLVASVQRLTPSTIEFDLVGVDASIANALRRTLIAEVPTVAIEEVYVWNNTSIMQDEVLCHRVGLVPLKIDPRSLRYRPSANSQPHEHDTVVFDLRVRCDRRPNVDRSETDPKKMYFDSNVYSGMLKWVPSGDQKKKFKGKAPRPVNDDILLVKLRPGQQVDLHCFARKGVGADHAKFSPVATASYRLLPHIILRGPIPKEHQQKFKGCFPPGVIEIEKDENGEDQCVVKNPRKDTVSREVLRHPEFQDLVQLARIRDHFIFNVESAGQYSPEELVPEAIKILLGKIKDVEEGLDKLFATEGQAA